In Halorhabdus tiamatea SARL4B, a genomic segment contains:
- the tnpA gene encoding IS200/IS605 family transposase, with product MVKSTRHAKYELYYHIVFVPKSGGTEGPADLAEQGSAQYRRSHLPGKTKERLESIFAEICEDKGLELAESEVMPDHVHLFIGSPPKNAPSLIVNWVKGISARKYNQRYDDRVKWTRSYYVGTAGSASKGAVERYIAEQEGGDA from the coding sequence ATGGTGAAGAGTACCCGTCACGCGAAATACGAACTCTACTACCACATAGTGTTCGTGCCGAAATCGGGCGGGACCGAAGGTCCCGCTGACCTCGCGGAACAGGGTTCCGCTCAGTATCGGCGTTCGCACCTGCCGGGGAAGACGAAGGAACGTCTCGAATCCATCTTCGCGGAAATCTGTGAGGACAAGGGCCTCGAACTGGCCGAGTCCGAGGTTATGCCTGACCACGTACACCTGTTCATCGGGAGTCCACCGAAGAACGCCCCGTCACTCATCGTCAACTGGGTGAAGGGCATCTCCGCTCGCAAGTACAACCAGCGGTACGACGACCGCGTGAAGTGGACTCGTTCGTACTACGTCGGTACGGCGGGTAGTGCCTCGAAGGGCGCTGTCGAACGCTACATCGCTGAACAGGAGGGTGGCGACGCATGA
- a CDS encoding diphthine--ammonia ligase, producing MTDTADGAWVSLFSGGKDSSWALYRALEDGLAVEQLVTVHPAGDSYMYHVPATELARLAAHSIGIPLLEVEPEDFAADEVTDTSAQGDRELEPLEAALRELALDGGVAGIVAGAVESEFQTSRIEGVADRLGAELFAPLWQRDPVSLAEAMLEAGFEIRIVAVSAAGLDESWLGRRLDADALAELRQLNDEYGVHVLGEGGEFETLVTDGPHMNRSIELEYETEFDGTRGSIRVTDAWLG from the coding sequence ATGACCGACACCGCCGACGGCGCGTGGGTGAGCCTCTTCTCCGGCGGCAAGGACTCGTCGTGGGCACTCTATCGCGCACTCGAAGACGGACTGGCCGTCGAGCAACTCGTCACCGTCCATCCGGCCGGCGATTCGTACATGTATCACGTGCCGGCGACGGAACTCGCTCGCCTCGCGGCCCATAGCATCGGGATTCCACTTCTCGAGGTCGAACCCGAGGACTTCGCGGCGGACGAAGTGACCGATACGAGCGCCCAGGGCGACCGCGAACTCGAACCCCTCGAGGCTGCCCTGCGGGAACTCGCTCTCGACGGCGGCGTCGCCGGCATCGTCGCTGGTGCCGTCGAGAGCGAGTTCCAGACCAGCCGCATCGAGGGGGTGGCCGATCGTCTCGGGGCGGAGTTGTTCGCCCCGCTGTGGCAGCGTGACCCGGTTTCCCTCGCCGAGGCAATGCTCGAGGCCGGCTTCGAGATCCGGATCGTGGCCGTCTCGGCGGCCGGCCTCGACGAGTCGTGGCTCGGCCGACGACTCGACGCCGACGCGCTGGCCGAACTGCGCCAGCTCAACGACGAATACGGCGTCCACGTCCTGGGCGAGGGTGGGGAGTTCGAGACGCTCGTCACCGATGGCCCACACATGAATCGATCGATCGAACTCGAATACGAGACCGAGTTCGACGGGACCAGAGGATCGATCCGAGTCACGGACGCGTGGCTCGGGTAG
- the cysK gene encoding cysteine synthase A, whose translation MHVADDVTAFIGETPLLRLDDGTGTAVLAKVESLNPYSVKDRIGKSMIEAAEERGEITDETVVIEPTSGNTGIALASVCAAKGYDLVLTMPESMSEERRQLLAGLGAGLELTDADGGMGGAIDRAHELADEHDDAFVPQQFENPANPAAHREGTGPELWEATEGELDAFVAGIGTGGTITGVGQFLTEDVEADVDVIGVEPADSAVLSGEDPGSHGIQGIGAGFVPDILETDLLDDVVTVTREESIDEARRIASEEGLAVGISCGAAAHAARQVAADYPEDAVVATLLPDTGERYLSTDLYAEV comes from the coding sequence ATGCACGTTGCAGACGACGTCACGGCGTTTATCGGGGAGACCCCGTTGCTCCGGCTCGACGACGGCACCGGGACGGCGGTCCTCGCCAAAGTGGAATCGTTGAACCCCTATTCGGTCAAGGATCGGATCGGCAAGTCGATGATCGAGGCTGCCGAGGAGCGCGGCGAGATCACCGACGAGACGGTCGTGATCGAACCGACCAGCGGCAACACCGGGATCGCGCTCGCGAGTGTCTGTGCTGCCAAGGGCTATGACCTCGTGCTCACGATGCCCGAGTCGATGAGCGAGGAGCGCCGACAGTTGCTCGCCGGCCTCGGGGCAGGACTGGAACTCACGGACGCCGACGGCGGCATGGGGGGCGCGATCGACCGGGCCCACGAACTCGCCGACGAACACGACGACGCCTTCGTCCCCCAGCAGTTCGAGAACCCCGCGAATCCGGCAGCCCACCGTGAAGGGACCGGGCCGGAACTCTGGGAGGCCACCGAGGGTGAACTCGACGCGTTCGTGGCCGGGATCGGCACCGGCGGCACGATCACCGGCGTCGGGCAGTTCCTCACAGAGGACGTCGAGGCCGACGTGGACGTCATCGGCGTCGAGCCTGCGGATTCGGCCGTCCTCTCCGGCGAGGATCCCGGCAGCCACGGCATCCAGGGGATTGGGGCAGGGTTCGTCCCTGACATCCTCGAGACGGACCTCCTCGACGACGTCGTGACTGTCACGCGCGAGGAGTCGATCGACGAGGCGCGCCGGATCGCCAGTGAAGAGGGACTGGCAGTTGGGATTTCCTGTGGCGCGGCGGCCCACGCGGCCAGACAGGTCGCCGCTGACTACCCCGAAGACGCCGTCGTGGCGACGCTCTTGCCCGACACGGGCGAGCGCTATCTCTCGACGGACCTCTACGCGGAAGTCTAA
- a CDS encoding DUF373 family protein → MTTLVVCLDRGGDFTSVADPPIVGVEAVESLVTEFGVGDPEDSRVNCLLEGLRVARDLESDGEEAVMAVISGRGETVGVSRAVARQTEQLLDEHEPDSAIVITDSTEDERLVPIIESRVPVDAVDRVVVRQAHDIESTYYLLKQFLADEELRETVLVPIGAALLAMPILLLVVNSVTMALGAIAAAIGLLLLYKGLGIDEYVETLPGQIHSALYSGQVSLVTYVVAVGLALIGLFVGALGMSTTGSNSVLILAMRFGFDAITWLTAAALAASTGRLLDELLRHEGVRNAYLNLPFAVVAIGLVVRGVTGYFLERANVLASLTISKIDLGVVSVEGFTLAPGTRLAIFLLAGIVVSLVGVRFAAYFSETNIEEELVETPAE, encoded by the coding sequence GTGACCACGCTGGTGGTGTGTCTGGACCGTGGGGGCGACTTCACGAGCGTCGCGGATCCGCCGATCGTCGGGGTCGAGGCAGTCGAATCTCTCGTCACCGAGTTCGGCGTCGGCGACCCTGAGGACAGTCGGGTGAACTGTTTGCTCGAAGGCCTGCGGGTCGCCCGCGACCTCGAGTCCGACGGCGAGGAAGCAGTCATGGCCGTCATCTCGGGGCGCGGCGAGACCGTTGGCGTGAGTCGAGCGGTCGCCAGACAGACCGAACAGCTGCTCGACGAGCACGAACCCGACTCGGCGATCGTAATCACCGATAGCACAGAGGACGAGCGCCTCGTCCCGATCATCGAGAGTCGCGTCCCCGTCGACGCCGTCGACCGGGTCGTGGTGCGGCAGGCTCACGACATCGAGTCGACGTATTACCTGCTCAAACAGTTCCTGGCCGACGAGGAACTCCGCGAGACCGTCCTGGTCCCGATCGGGGCCGCGCTGCTGGCGATGCCGATCCTCCTGTTGGTCGTCAACAGCGTGACGATGGCACTGGGTGCGATTGCCGCCGCCATCGGCCTCCTGTTGTTGTATAAGGGCCTCGGCATCGACGAGTACGTCGAGACGCTCCCCGGCCAGATACACAGCGCACTGTACTCCGGGCAGGTATCGCTGGTGACCTACGTCGTCGCCGTCGGCCTGGCCCTGATCGGGTTGTTCGTGGGCGCGCTCGGAATGTCCACAACGGGGTCGAACAGCGTCCTCATTCTGGCGATGCGTTTCGGATTCGACGCGATCACCTGGCTGACGGCGGCCGCGTTGGCGGCGAGCACCGGTCGGCTGCTCGACGAATTGCTCCGCCACGAAGGAGTGCGCAACGCCTACCTCAACCTTCCGTTCGCCGTCGTCGCCATCGGGCTGGTCGTGCGAGGCGTAACCGGCTACTTCCTCGAACGGGCCAACGTGTTGGCATCGCTAACCATTTCCAAGATCGATCTGGGCGTGGTCAGCGTCGAGGGGTTCACGCTGGCACCCGGAACGAGACTCGCGATCTTCTTGCTGGCCGGGATCGTCGTCAGCCTGGTCGGCGTCCGGTTTGCCGCCTACTTCAGCGAGACGAACATCGAAGAGGAACTCGTCGAGACCCCAGCCGAGTGA
- a CDS encoding sugar phosphate nucleotidyltransferase, with amino-acid sequence MQAVVLAGGYATRLWPVTRNRPKMLLPIGETTVIDRVLAELEADDRIEDVYVSTNERFAEDFLDHIEGTDFEKPTLSVEETVEEDEKFGVVGALAQLVDREGLAGDDLLVVAGDNLISFDVSEFLDTFAEKDAPTLAAYDVGSRERAKAYGLINVDGEHVVDFQEKPADPDSTLVSIACYAFPAADVRFEEYLADDNNPDEPGWFIEWLVDHSDVYAFTFDDAWFDIGTPESYLDAIGWALDGESVVADSATVENTEIGENVHVLPGAEIVDSTVEDSIVFADATVRDCELRNSIIDRETHVENLDLAGALIGAHTEITNGG; translated from the coding sequence ATGCAAGCCGTGGTACTCGCCGGGGGCTACGCGACGCGACTCTGGCCAGTGACGCGCAACCGCCCGAAAATGCTCCTCCCGATCGGTGAGACGACCGTCATCGATCGCGTCCTCGCGGAACTCGAGGCCGACGACCGGATCGAAGACGTCTACGTCTCGACGAACGAACGCTTCGCCGAGGACTTCCTGGATCACATCGAGGGGACCGACTTCGAGAAACCGACGCTGTCGGTCGAGGAGACCGTCGAGGAGGACGAGAAGTTCGGCGTCGTCGGCGCGCTCGCCCAGCTCGTCGATCGCGAGGGGCTGGCGGGTGACGACCTTCTGGTCGTCGCCGGCGACAACCTCATCAGCTTCGACGTGAGCGAGTTCCTCGATACCTTCGCGGAAAAGGACGCACCGACCCTTGCAGCCTACGACGTGGGCTCGCGCGAGCGGGCGAAGGCTTACGGGCTGATCAACGTCGACGGCGAGCACGTCGTCGACTTCCAGGAGAAGCCAGCCGATCCCGACAGCACGCTGGTCTCGATCGCCTGCTACGCCTTCCCGGCCGCAGACGTCCGCTTCGAGGAGTACCTCGCCGACGACAACAACCCGGACGAACCGGGCTGGTTCATCGAGTGGCTGGTCGATCACAGCGACGTCTACGCCTTTACCTTCGACGACGCGTGGTTCGACATCGGCACGCCCGAGAGTTATCTCGACGCGATCGGGTGGGCACTCGACGGTGAGAGCGTCGTCGCCGACTCCGCGACCGTCGAGAACACCGAGATCGGCGAGAACGTCCACGTCCTGCCGGGGGCTGAGATCGTCGATTCGACCGTCGAGGACTCGATCGTCTTCGCCGACGCGACGGTTCGGGACTGTGAGCTCCGAAACTCGATCATCGACCGGGAAACCCACGTCGAGAACCTCGACCTCGCCGGGGCACTCATCGGCGCACACACCGAGATCACCAACGGCGGTTGA
- a CDS encoding coiled-coil protein: protein MTDSIDESKNVSVTDEDLETKSKGELIKLAGQLRDRRNDLNQMASERASERDDLNAKTREKVDEAQEHRERRDELNEQVQEHKEKRNELNAEANDLFEKVEDKKAEMELDEGKSVDQLEDEIEDLEFKQQTEVLSSEDEQELIEKIEDKREQLAERKEKLEQTGDIDEIKAEAQEIRSEASKHHQEVTKLADEAQEHHNNMIEAYREADEIRDEADEMHEKFVEAQEAADQHHEDFVRVQKRLRELDKEEEEEERSRREEKQEAAREEAEEIYQQFKDGETLETEDLMKLQKTGLL, encoded by the coding sequence ATGACAGACTCGATTGATGAATCAAAGAACGTATCGGTAACGGACGAGGACCTCGAAACCAAATCGAAGGGGGAGCTCATCAAGCTCGCCGGGCAGTTACGGGATCGACGGAACGATCTCAACCAGATGGCGAGCGAGCGCGCCTCCGAGCGCGACGATCTCAACGCCAAGACTCGCGAGAAGGTCGACGAGGCCCAGGAGCACCGCGAGCGCCGCGACGAACTCAACGAGCAGGTCCAGGAACACAAGGAGAAGCGAAACGAGCTCAACGCGGAGGCCAACGACCTCTTCGAGAAGGTCGAAGACAAGAAAGCGGAGATGGAGCTCGACGAGGGCAAAAGCGTCGACCAGCTCGAAGACGAGATCGAGGACCTCGAGTTCAAACAGCAGACCGAGGTACTGAGTTCCGAGGACGAGCAGGAACTCATCGAGAAGATCGAAGACAAGCGCGAGCAACTCGCCGAGCGCAAGGAGAAGCTCGAACAGACCGGTGACATCGACGAGATCAAAGCAGAGGCTCAGGAGATCCGCTCGGAAGCGAGCAAACACCACCAGGAAGTGACCAAGCTCGCCGACGAGGCCCAGGAACACCACAACAACATGATCGAGGCCTATCGCGAGGCCGACGAGATTCGCGACGAGGCCGACGAGATGCACGAGAAGTTCGTCGAGGCCCAGGAAGCGGCCGACCAGCACCACGAGGACTTCGTGCGCGTCCAGAAGCGCCTTCGTGAACTCGACAAGGAAGAAGAAGAGGAAGAGCGCTCGCGCCGCGAGGAGAAACAGGAAGCCGCCCGCGAGGAGGCCGAGGAGATCTACCAGCAGTTCAAGGACGGCGAAACGCTCGAAACCGAGGACCTGATGAAACTCCAGAAGACGGGCCTGCTCTAA
- a CDS encoding DUF371 domain-containing protein, protein MDEVIHAVGHEHVTAAHESTLELTSDDYLTPAGDCIVGIEADRVPAEFDSAFVSACQDRDAEITATLSTADHEVEITGRGHPDLTFENDRSLVVRTSEYVDDRTVMVDADAAATDLYRDLVDALASGVDVTMRLTVE, encoded by the coding sequence ATGGACGAAGTGATCCACGCCGTCGGCCACGAACACGTCACCGCAGCCCACGAGAGCACGCTCGAGCTCACGAGCGACGACTACCTCACCCCAGCCGGGGACTGCATCGTGGGCATCGAGGCCGATCGGGTTCCCGCTGAGTTCGATTCGGCGTTCGTTTCGGCGTGTCAAGACCGAGACGCCGAGATCACGGCCACGCTCTCGACAGCCGATCACGAGGTCGAGATCACGGGTCGCGGCCACCCGGATCTCACCTTCGAGAACGACCGCTCGCTAGTGGTCCGGACCAGCGAGTACGTCGACGATCGGACAGTGATGGTCGATGCCGACGCCGCGGCAACTGATCTTTACCGGGACCTCGTCGACGCACTCGCCTCGGGAGTCGACGTGACGATGCGTCTCACTGTCGAGTGA
- a CDS encoding glycosyl hydrolase 2 galactose-binding domain-containing protein — protein sequence MMNEWRAAPVEPGGDQPDPATWEPVEVPGRPAEFAGSDAVAYRSTFEDPRADSDEHAMVVLEGVYAHARVWLNGAFLGEHDAYFEPLRLRLDGALEGENELVVECRRPDDRFGGSYETSEVPDELAVPGIWWKAEIETYGDRHVLDLAARPRVDDDGARFAVRASVLAETDIDDRVTFSVKPEGSRRGRGMMDRAKVEASAGERTTVEYTIDIRDPALWWPRGLGEQNRYVIRAKLGDDERTLTTGLRSITYDDSEGLRVNDTPMPARGVGVLAAEPEDVERAAELNANLVRAHAHVPSPAVYEAADDAGVLVWQDLPLTGPGPFDIERGRDLVGRLVSAYEHHPGLAAISVHDDPVALNKGPLGPGLLDRLRLRWRRFRMEYDHDPAETVAAEIPEDLVTVPVVGPPGIDPNASALYPGWKYGEAADVDRLLDRNPELGSIVGEYGAGSLGVENPSDVAGFDQSVHDYRVSGGLDDSQAYQRSVIETVTERLRLRETDVLVAAALRDLANAGMGVLARDGTPKQARDALADAFEPVQAMLADPSPGVESDVVVCNDLPTDVSDRLTWDVDGEAGETDVSVEAGTHETVTTLEIPADAETISLSLSDGSVSNTYRL from the coding sequence ATGATGAACGAGTGGCGAGCGGCACCGGTCGAGCCGGGTGGCGATCAGCCCGACCCGGCGACCTGGGAGCCAGTCGAGGTGCCGGGTCGCCCGGCGGAATTCGCCGGGAGCGACGCCGTCGCCTACCGATCGACGTTCGAAGATCCTCGTGCCGACAGCGATGAGCATGCGATGGTCGTCCTCGAAGGTGTCTACGCCCACGCCCGCGTCTGGCTCAACGGGGCGTTCCTGGGCGAACACGACGCGTACTTCGAGCCGCTTCGACTTCGGCTCGACGGCGCACTCGAAGGGGAGAACGAACTCGTCGTCGAGTGTCGGCGACCGGACGACCGCTTCGGCGGGAGTTACGAGACCAGCGAGGTTCCGGACGAACTCGCTGTCCCCGGAATCTGGTGGAAGGCCGAGATCGAGACGTACGGCGATCGTCACGTCCTCGACCTGGCGGCGCGACCGCGCGTCGACGACGACGGCGCGCGCTTTGCGGTCCGGGCGAGCGTCCTCGCCGAGACTGACATCGACGATCGAGTGACGTTCTCCGTCAAACCTGAAGGATCACGACGGGGCCGCGGGATGATGGACCGCGCCAAAGTCGAGGCGAGCGCCGGCGAGCGAACGACGGTCGAATACACGATCGACATCCGGGATCCCGCGCTGTGGTGGCCCCGGGGCCTCGGCGAGCAGAACCGCTACGTCATCCGGGCGAAACTCGGCGACGACGAACGCACCCTGACGACGGGGCTGCGTTCGATCACCTACGACGACAGCGAGGGGCTGCGGGTCAACGACACGCCGATGCCTGCCCGTGGAGTCGGAGTCCTCGCAGCCGAACCTGAGGACGTCGAGCGGGCGGCCGAGCTGAACGCAAACCTAGTCAGGGCGCACGCTCACGTCCCGTCGCCGGCAGTCTACGAGGCGGCCGACGACGCCGGCGTGCTCGTCTGGCAGGACCTGCCCTTGACCGGGCCTGGGCCGTTCGACATCGAACGCGGGCGGGACCTCGTCGGCCGACTCGTCTCGGCGTACGAACACCACCCTGGGCTGGCAGCGATCAGCGTCCACGACGATCCGGTCGCGCTGAACAAGGGGCCGCTGGGGCCCGGACTCCTCGATCGACTGCGGCTTCGGTGGCGGCGCTTCCGGATGGAATACGATCACGACCCGGCGGAAACGGTCGCCGCCGAGATTCCCGAAGACCTCGTCACGGTCCCCGTCGTCGGCCCGCCCGGTATCGACCCCAACGCGAGCGCGCTCTACCCCGGCTGGAAATACGGCGAGGCGGCAGACGTCGATCGTCTCCTCGATCGCAATCCGGAACTGGGCTCGATCGTCGGCGAGTACGGGGCCGGTTCCCTGGGCGTCGAAAACCCCAGCGACGTGGCCGGCTTCGACCAGTCTGTTCACGACTATCGCGTCTCTGGCGGCCTCGATGACTCTCAGGCCTACCAGCGGTCCGTAATCGAGACAGTCACCGAACGCCTTCGTCTGCGAGAGACAGACGTCCTCGTGGCCGCCGCGCTCCGGGACCTGGCCAACGCAGGTATGGGCGTCCTCGCTCGCGATGGCACGCCCAAACAGGCACGCGACGCTCTCGCCGACGCCTTCGAACCAGTCCAGGCAATGCTGGCTGACCCCTCTCCGGGCGTCGAGTCTGACGTCGTCGTGTGCAACGACCTGCCGACAGACGTCTCCGACCGACTCACCTGGGACGTCGACGGCGAGGCCGGCGAAACCGACGTCTCCGTCGAAGCTGGAACCCACGAAACAGTCACCACACTCGAGATCCCCGCCGACGCCGAGACGATTTCGTTATCGTTGTCTGATGGGTCCGTCTCGAACACGTATCGCTTATAA
- a CDS encoding helix-turn-helix domain-containing protein: protein MRAEIEVLSPETCPVAGFSEQAEGPLTSVSRAGNAEGKITEEFTVSGDAALSDDRLSQLFEYRSASVYRFHHEPLDCVCEFVEDHDHPISEIRAQDGSLVLSLHLTTIQDLRDLVTDLRERYGGVRIRYLLQVESDEEGSTDVIPIDRSRLTDRQQEVLETAYRMGYFSYPRDANATDVAEELGIDGSTFTEHLAAAQSKLMDELLAEM, encoded by the coding sequence ATGCGTGCGGAGATCGAAGTCCTCTCCCCGGAAACCTGCCCCGTCGCCGGCTTCTCCGAGCAGGCCGAGGGGCCACTCACGTCTGTCTCCCGGGCCGGTAACGCCGAGGGCAAGATCACCGAGGAGTTCACGGTCAGCGGCGACGCCGCCCTCAGCGACGACCGGCTCAGCCAACTCTTCGAGTACCGGTCGGCCAGCGTCTATCGCTTTCATCACGAACCGCTCGATTGCGTCTGTGAGTTCGTCGAGGACCACGACCACCCTATCTCGGAGATTCGTGCCCAGGACGGCTCGCTCGTCCTTTCGCTCCATCTGACGACGATTCAGGACCTCCGTGACCTCGTGACTGATCTCCGGGAACGCTACGGGGGCGTTCGGATCCGGTATCTCCTCCAGGTCGAGAGCGACGAGGAGGGGAGTACCGACGTGATCCCGATCGACCGCAGTCGACTCACCGATCGCCAACAGGAGGTCCTGGAGACGGCCTACCGGATGGGCTACTTCTCCTATCCCCGCGACGCCAACGCGACCGACGTCGCCGAGGAACTCGGTATCGACGGCTCGACGTTCACCGAGCACCTCGCGGCCGCCCAGTCGAAGCTGATGGACGAACTCCTCGCGGAGATGTGA
- a CDS encoding endonuclease III domain-containing protein, with product MSDDAEPAENISGGPGSGGSVTTFEPSDRETRAAAVVDRLGELYWQKTYGGQDAFESLVRTILSQNTTDTASQPAHDALLERYGSLDGEDADAAESETDLVDALADAEQAELAETISGAGLYNQKSARISQIAERVREKYGGEDEFDAFVREEPAEAVRETLLAMTGVGPKTADCVLLFAGGRDGVFPVDTHVHRIYRRLGVAPPDADHEAVRAVLEETVPEKKCGFGHTATIQFGREYCSARKPACLDGPEACPLDDLCDRVGVDPTSGEVVDPAEAVES from the coding sequence ATGAGCGACGACGCCGAACCGGCTGAGAATATCAGCGGCGGCCCGGGCAGCGGCGGCTCGGTGACGACCTTCGAACCCAGCGATCGCGAGACGCGCGCAGCCGCGGTCGTCGACCGCCTCGGCGAGCTGTACTGGCAGAAGACCTACGGCGGCCAGGACGCTTTCGAGAGTCTCGTCCGGACGATCCTCAGTCAGAACACGACAGATACGGCGAGCCAACCGGCCCACGACGCGTTGCTGGAGCGATACGGGTCCCTGGATGGGGAGGACGCCGACGCGGCGGAGAGCGAGACGGACCTCGTCGACGCACTCGCCGACGCCGAACAGGCCGAACTCGCCGAGACGATCTCCGGGGCCGGACTGTACAACCAGAAGTCCGCCCGAATCAGCCAGATCGCCGAGCGCGTCCGCGAGAAGTACGGCGGTGAGGACGAGTTCGACGCGTTCGTCCGCGAGGAACCCGCCGAGGCGGTCCGGGAGACGCTGCTCGCGATGACCGGCGTCGGTCCCAAGACCGCCGACTGCGTGCTCCTCTTTGCCGGTGGACGCGACGGCGTCTTTCCAGTGGACACGCACGTCCACCGGATCTATCGCCGTCTCGGGGTCGCCCCGCCGGACGCCGATCACGAGGCGGTCCGTGCGGTGCTCGAGGAGACGGTTCCCGAGAAGAAGTGTGGGTTCGGCCACACCGCGACCATCCAGTTCGGCCGGGAGTACTGCAGCGCACGCAAGCCGGCCTGTCTCGACGGCCCCGAGGCGTGCCCGCTGGACGATCTATGCGATAGAGTCGGCGTCGATCCCACGAGCGGCGAGGTCGTCGATCCGGCCGAGGCCGTCGAAAGCTGA
- a CDS encoding IS200/IS605 family transposon protein TnpB, giving the protein MKRVNTFEVVPQTENDKECLLRLLDASASLWNELTYERRQNYFGDGDVWATSEYRGRYNGVVGSATVQQVTRKNSEAWRSFFALKEKGEYANPPSYWGNEDDGRELRTYIRCNQYTIEWGKRSRLEIPVGQELKDEYGLGYHERLRLEVRGNPKWDGKQGRLELEYDEVSDTFRAFQPVTVPDSRLDSRKIEDFPEVENAKRFRNSPLASHEAALDVGANNLVACSTTTGNQYLYDGRELFGRFRETTDEIARLQSKLREGRYSSNRIRRLYRQRTKRRDHAQNALVRDLVERLYDEGVATVYVGDLTDVLETHWSVRVNEKTHNFWAFKKFIHRLACVCEEYGISLEAESEAWTSQTCPECGDHEKTVRHEETLTCPCGFEGHADLTASETFLRENSDCEIRPMARPVRFEWDDHDWSGKPYSHESPKEVRTNPQVASVGR; this is encoded by the coding sequence ATGAAGCGCGTCAACACCTTCGAGGTGGTTCCACAGACCGAGAACGACAAAGAGTGCCTTCTACGGCTACTCGACGCCTCCGCCTCTCTGTGGAACGAACTGACCTACGAACGTCGTCAGAACTACTTCGGTGACGGCGACGTGTGGGCCACTTCCGAGTACCGAGGACGCTACAACGGTGTCGTCGGAAGCGCGACTGTCCAACAGGTCACGCGCAAGAACAGCGAAGCGTGGCGGTCGTTCTTCGCCCTCAAGGAGAAAGGCGAGTACGCCAACCCACCGTCGTACTGGGGCAACGAGGATGACGGACGCGAACTCCGTACCTACATCCGATGCAACCAGTACACGATTGAGTGGGGGAAACGTAGTCGTCTCGAAATCCCTGTCGGGCAAGAACTGAAAGACGAGTACGGACTCGGCTACCACGAACGACTCCGCCTCGAAGTCCGAGGCAACCCGAAGTGGGACGGCAAACAGGGTCGTCTGGAACTTGAGTACGACGAGGTTAGCGACACGTTCAGGGCTTTTCAACCAGTCACCGTACCTGATTCTCGACTGGATTCACGGAAAATCGAAGATTTTCCTGAAGTCGAAAACGCGAAGCGTTTTCGGAATTCACCACTGGCTTCTCACGAAGCCGCCCTCGACGTTGGCGCAAACAATCTCGTCGCGTGTTCCACGACTACTGGGAACCAGTACCTCTACGACGGTCGTGAGTTGTTCGGACGATTCCGCGAGACGACAGACGAAATCGCCCGCCTACAGTCGAAACTCCGAGAGGGTCGCTACTCCTCGAATCGGATTCGACGGCTGTATCGACAGCGGACGAAGCGTCGTGACCATGCACAGAACGCACTGGTGCGCGACCTCGTTGAACGGCTGTACGACGAGGGCGTGGCGACAGTGTACGTGGGCGACCTGACAGACGTGCTGGAAACGCACTGGTCGGTCAGGGTGAACGAGAAGACGCACAACTTCTGGGCGTTCAAGAAGTTCATCCACCGTCTCGCGTGCGTTTGTGAGGAGTACGGCATCAGCCTCGAAGCCGAGTCGGAAGCGTGGACGAGTCAGACGTGTCCCGAGTGTGGCGACCACGAGAAGACGGTTCGCCACGAGGAGACGCTGACGTGTCCGTGTGGATTCGAGGGACACGCCGACCTCACGGCGTCAGAGACGTTCCTTCGAGAAAACAGCGATTGCGAAATCAGGCCGATGGCACGGCCCGTGCGATTCGAGTGGGACGACCACGACTGGTCGGGGAAACCATACTCTCACGAAAGTCCCAAAGAAGTGCGCACAAACCCGCAAGTTGCCTCCGTGGGTCGGTAG